The Paracholeplasma brassicae genome contains a region encoding:
- a CDS encoding HAD family hydrolase: MKPYLIACDLDGTLLNNDSKLDLKTIDTINELSKLGHKVVIATGRPYRGCIEYHRELNLDTPLISDNGGAIENPVDKGFKKVQLTIPKRIIDKLFSFTKNEIVTAFYSVDNGLYVYKRTDRLAWLYHENEDTFFVEGEFTAPNLPEPSGVMFIVNVSFKIQFETFIKENCENLLSFRDWGSDYKNAIYEVYQKRTSKAEAISLVRQHYQIEEENVIAFGDGLNDIEMIEQAATGVAMANAQKELKAVADVVLDETNQQGGVRNYLTQRFLTK; the protein is encoded by the coding sequence ATGAAACCATATTTAATTGCGTGTGACTTAGACGGCACTTTGCTAAATAATGATTCTAAACTTGATTTAAAAACCATAGACACAATTAATGAACTCTCAAAGTTAGGACACAAGGTAGTAATTGCGACTGGAAGACCCTATAGAGGCTGTATTGAGTATCATCGAGAATTAAACCTAGATACTCCACTTATTAGTGATAACGGAGGAGCAATCGAAAATCCCGTTGATAAGGGATTTAAAAAGGTTCAATTAACCATTCCAAAACGGATCATCGATAAACTTTTTTCGTTTACAAAAAATGAAATCGTTACGGCCTTCTATAGCGTCGATAATGGCTTATACGTCTACAAGCGTACGGATCGTTTGGCTTGGTTGTACCACGAGAATGAAGACACGTTTTTTGTTGAGGGTGAATTTACGGCACCCAATTTACCAGAACCTTCTGGTGTAATGTTCATTGTGAATGTCTCATTCAAAATTCAATTTGAGACGTTTATCAAAGAAAACTGTGAGAATCTTCTATCGTTTAGGGATTGGGGCAGTGACTATAAAAACGCCATCTATGAAGTGTATCAAAAACGCACATCTAAGGCTGAAGCAATTTCTCTTGTAAGACAACATTATCAAATTGAAGAAGAAAACGTCATTGCCTTTGGTGATGGACTAAACGACATTGAAATGATTGAACAAGCCGCAACAGGTGTTGCTATGGCAAACGCACAAAAAGAATTAAAAGCCGTTGCTGATGTGGTTCTAGATGAGACGAACCAACAAGGCGGGGTAAGAAATTACCTAACTCAACGTTTTTTAACCAAATAA
- a CDS encoding ribonuclease HII, protein MTDINLYEFEDKLNSHGFNFVCGTDEAGRGPLAGPVVACAIILKKGAKLPGVDDSKKLSEKKRNALIGLIKEQALAISISMVSPQEIDQVNIYRSAKNAMISAIKGLKIKPDYVLADAMMLEEEIGIPTESLIKGDQRSISIAAASIIAKVTRDQYMKEMDELFPQYGFQKHKGYPTKAHVEAIKEHGICPIHRKTFEPIKSMLGGLK, encoded by the coding sequence TTGACCGATATCAATCTTTATGAATTTGAAGACAAATTGAATAGCCACGGTTTCAATTTTGTTTGTGGCACAGATGAAGCAGGCAGAGGACCGCTTGCAGGTCCTGTGGTCGCTTGTGCAATCATCTTAAAAAAAGGTGCAAAACTACCTGGTGTGGATGACTCAAAAAAGCTAAGCGAAAAAAAACGAAATGCGCTCATCGGTTTGATTAAAGAACAAGCCCTTGCCATCAGTATTTCAATGGTTTCACCACAAGAAATTGACCAAGTTAATATCTATCGCTCGGCTAAAAATGCAATGATTTCAGCCATTAAAGGACTAAAGATAAAACCGGATTACGTCCTTGCTGATGCAATGATGCTTGAAGAAGAAATAGGGATTCCTACTGAATCACTGATTAAAGGCGATCAACGATCGATTAGCATCGCTGCGGCATCAATCATTGCTAAGGTAACTAGAGATCAATACATGAAAGAAATGGATGAACTCTTTCCACAATACGGATTTCAAAAACACAAAGGATACCCAACGAAAGCCCACGTTGAAGCCATCAAAGAACATGGCATTTGTCCGATTCACAGAAAAACATTTGAACCGATAAAGTCCATGCTTGGAGGCTTAAAGTGA
- the tpx gene encoding thiol peroxidase — MTKTMKNNPIEVIGTVLNVGDKASDFTCVDRSLNKVSLSDFNSKYVLINVVPSLDTGVCDMQTRQINEKLADLKDTTVLTISNDLPFAQARWCGAAGLDNILTLSDYQTLDFANKYGVNIVGLRLLARSVFVLNEQREVIYVEYLNEMTNHPNYSQLFDFIETL; from the coding sequence ATGACAAAAACAATGAAAAATAATCCTATCGAGGTCATCGGAACGGTATTAAACGTTGGCGATAAGGCAAGCGACTTCACCTGTGTTGACCGTAGTTTAAACAAAGTATCACTTTCTGATTTTAATTCCAAGTACGTATTAATCAACGTCGTACCATCACTTGATACGGGTGTTTGTGACATGCAAACAAGACAAATCAACGAAAAATTAGCTGATTTGAAAGACACAACCGTTTTAACAATTTCAAATGACTTACCTTTTGCCCAAGCCAGATGGTGTGGTGCCGCAGGTTTAGATAATATCCTCACATTAAGTGATTATCAAACGCTTGATTTTGCGAACAAGTATGGTGTAAACATCGTTGGATTACGTTTACTTGCACGCTCAGTGTTTGTATTAAATGAACAAAGAGAAGTCATCTATGTGGAGTATTTAAATGAAATGACGAATCACCCGAATTACAGCCAATTATTTGACTTTATCGAAACCCTATAA
- the ftsY gene encoding signal recognition particle-docking protein FtsY encodes MGLFSKLFKKNKTKNDKYKLGLHKSRETLGNLKKLLEEKKTIDEDLFDELEEILIMADIGIDTVLSFMADLRKEIDVKSIKEPKELQEIIVDEMFNLYLQDEVVIADLDYKEKEVNVYLFVGVNGVGKTTSIGKLAYQLKKEGKKVLMVAGDTFRAGAIEQLNVWATRAGVDIFKKEPGSDPSSVIFDAIVKAKKEHYDVVLADTAGRLQNKVNLMKELEKMHRVIKKELPDQPSETLLVIDATTGQNGLKQAEVFKEATDVTGVILTKLDGTAKGGIVLAIRHLFKLPIKYIGLGEKIEDLVLFDIEDYIYGLFSDFFEA; translated from the coding sequence ATGGGATTGTTTAGCAAATTATTCAAAAAAAATAAAACGAAAAATGATAAATACAAATTAGGACTACATAAATCAAGAGAAACACTCGGTAATCTAAAGAAATTACTCGAGGAAAAGAAAACGATTGATGAAGACTTATTTGATGAACTTGAAGAAATCTTAATTATGGCTGACATTGGGATTGATACCGTCTTGTCATTTATGGCCGATTTAAGAAAAGAAATCGATGTGAAGTCAATTAAGGAACCCAAAGAACTTCAAGAGATTATCGTGGATGAAATGTTTAATCTCTACTTACAAGATGAAGTCGTGATTGCCGATTTAGACTACAAAGAAAAAGAAGTCAATGTCTATTTATTTGTGGGTGTCAACGGCGTAGGGAAAACAACATCGATTGGCAAGTTAGCTTATCAGTTAAAAAAAGAAGGTAAAAAAGTGTTAATGGTTGCGGGTGATACCTTTAGAGCAGGGGCCATTGAACAGTTAAATGTTTGGGCAACAAGAGCGGGTGTCGATATCTTTAAAAAAGAACCGGGATCAGACCCTTCAAGTGTCATTTTTGATGCCATCGTTAAGGCGAAAAAAGAGCACTATGACGTTGTTTTAGCAGATACCGCTGGTAGACTACAAAATAAAGTTAATTTGATGAAAGAACTTGAAAAAATGCATCGTGTGATCAAAAAAGAATTACCAGATCAACCAAGCGAAACACTACTTGTCATTGATGCAACCACCGGTCAAAATGGCTTAAAACAAGCCGAAGTATTTAAAGAAGCTACTGACGTTACTGGTGTCATACTAACCAAACTCGATGGGACTGCCAAAGGTGGAATCGTTTTAGCGATTCGTCACTTGTTTAAGCTGCCTATCAAGTACATTGGCTTAGGTGAAAAAATTGAGGATCTTGTTTTATTTGATATTGAGGATTATATTTACGGATTATTCTCAGATTTCTTTGAGGCGTAA
- a CDS encoding DNA translocase FtsK, with amino-acid sequence MTLFKRRPIEELPKKDIPDFRIPQFVKIEGLKMDQKKKYKTSEFISPIFGMSVKDKTVAPYVIKDSGDIKKRYDAFRNKPMSDRSNYDEFKATMVSNEARKELFGSDVVIDHTRKYEDERKKETQIEIPFQKTKQEPENFVDQYRNEPVVVMPKISSTDFNLEKEEVIQKPTIETAKKTDLVFERRFKPEEVQTSEQTNIKEPVEKKPFQAHKEEPKFTKPETFVNQQVQKKVVSKPTYRFPNPQMFSKITRDQNARPDWLVTQEAVVNQTLDLFGVPGKVHNITKGPTVTRHEVELEPGVNVKEMTRIKDNLMMNLAAKTLRIEAPIPGKSFVGIEIPNTVPEIVAFGNVIDDESFLNDTDHPLKVALGVDIDGNNIYADIQKMPHGLIAGATNSGKSVCVNTIIVSLLLKNHPDDLKFILIDPKMVELSIYDELPHLLTPVITDPKMAATALSWAVEEMDKRFVKFAANRAKDLNSYNQKAIENPSIEKMPYIIIIIDELADLMMVSANDVEDAIQRLTQKARAAGIHLLVATQRPTTDVVKGTIKANIPTRIAFKVASFTDSTTILDGAGAEQLLGRGDMLYKTAERPLRLQGAYLKDSEIERVTDFIREQLPPNYVFDHESLKSFSISKEKMESDELLMDVARFVVSEQKASINAIQQNFNVGFNRAQRLMEMLENSNIVSKGEGNKPREVLASLQELENLI; translated from the coding sequence ATGACGCTGTTTAAACGTAGACCGATTGAAGAACTACCTAAAAAAGATATCCCGGATTTTCGAATTCCTCAGTTTGTGAAAATTGAAGGATTGAAAATGGATCAGAAGAAAAAGTATAAAACGTCTGAATTTATTTCACCTATTTTTGGTATGTCCGTTAAAGATAAAACGGTTGCACCTTACGTAATAAAAGATTCAGGCGACATCAAAAAACGCTACGATGCATTTCGTAACAAACCAATGTCTGACCGTTCTAACTATGATGAGTTTAAAGCCACCATGGTTTCAAATGAAGCTAGAAAAGAACTCTTTGGCAGTGACGTCGTCATTGATCACACACGTAAATACGAAGATGAACGTAAAAAAGAAACACAAATAGAGATACCATTTCAAAAGACCAAACAAGAACCAGAGAATTTTGTTGATCAATATCGAAATGAGCCAGTCGTTGTGATGCCTAAAATAAGCTCTACGGATTTTAATTTAGAAAAAGAAGAGGTAATTCAAAAACCAACCATCGAAACAGCCAAAAAGACAGATTTGGTGTTTGAACGACGATTTAAACCCGAAGAAGTCCAAACCAGTGAGCAAACAAACATCAAAGAACCGGTTGAGAAAAAGCCATTTCAAGCACATAAAGAAGAACCTAAGTTTACTAAACCAGAAACATTTGTTAATCAGCAGGTACAAAAGAAAGTCGTTTCAAAACCGACCTATCGCTTTCCAAATCCGCAGATGTTTTCTAAAATCACGCGTGATCAAAATGCAAGACCTGATTGGTTAGTCACACAAGAAGCTGTCGTCAACCAAACACTCGATTTGTTTGGTGTGCCAGGTAAAGTACATAACATCACAAAAGGACCAACCGTCACACGACACGAAGTCGAATTAGAGCCTGGTGTCAATGTCAAAGAAATGACGCGAATTAAAGATAACCTGATGATGAATTTGGCTGCTAAAACGCTACGCATTGAAGCGCCAATTCCAGGCAAGAGTTTTGTCGGGATTGAGATACCAAATACCGTGCCAGAAATCGTTGCTTTCGGTAACGTTATTGACGATGAATCATTCTTAAACGATACTGACCATCCTCTAAAAGTTGCACTTGGTGTGGACATTGATGGTAATAACATTTACGCAGACATTCAAAAAATGCCGCACGGGTTGATTGCTGGTGCGACCAATAGTGGTAAGAGCGTCTGTGTGAATACAATCATCGTGAGTTTATTGTTAAAGAATCACCCTGACGATTTAAAGTTTATATTAATTGACCCTAAAATGGTTGAGCTTAGCATTTATGATGAACTGCCTCATTTATTGACGCCGGTAATCACAGATCCTAAAATGGCCGCAACTGCGCTTTCTTGGGCGGTTGAAGAAATGGATAAACGGTTTGTTAAGTTTGCAGCAAACCGCGCGAAAGACTTAAACAGTTATAACCAAAAAGCGATTGAAAATCCATCAATTGAAAAAATGCCATACATCATCATCATCATAGATGAACTTGCTGACTTAATGATGGTTTCAGCAAACGACGTTGAAGACGCGATTCAGCGCTTAACCCAAAAAGCCAGAGCCGCAGGCATCCATCTGTTAGTGGCCACACAACGTCCAACAACCGACGTGGTCAAAGGCACAATTAAAGCCAACATTCCAACGAGAATTGCATTTAAAGTGGCGTCTTTTACAGACTCAACGACAATACTTGATGGGGCAGGGGCAGAGCAGTTACTCGGTCGTGGGGATATGCTTTATAAAACGGCAGAGAGACCACTTCGTTTACAAGGCGCTTATTTAAAAGATAGCGAAATCGAACGAGTGACTGATTTTATCCGTGAACAATTGCCGCCAAATTATGTGTTCGATCATGAATCATTAAAATCTTTCTCAATTAGTAAAGAAAAAATGGAATCCGACGAATTATTAATGGACGTTGCACGCTTTGTTGTTAGTGAACAAAAAGCATCCATCAACGCCATCCAACAAAATTTTAACGTGGGATTTAACCGAGCACAACGATTAATGGAAATGCTTGAAAATAGCAATATTGTATCTAAAGGCGAAGGTAACAAACCAAGAGAAGTATTGGCATCGCTACAAGAATTGGAAAATCTAATATGA
- the ylxM gene encoding YlxM family DNA-binding protein, translating to MDTLEKNQRLNALYSIYQDLLTEKQRLYFNAYYLDDYSLQEVATLFQVSRNAVFDQLKKTEEHLVKFEDVLKLNEQKEKRKAYLTSYFETKDTDYLIKLKEMDEI from the coding sequence ATGGACACGCTTGAGAAGAATCAACGATTGAATGCGTTATACTCAATTTATCAAGACCTACTCACAGAAAAACAACGATTGTATTTTAACGCTTACTATTTAGATGATTACTCGCTACAAGAAGTAGCAACACTCTTTCAGGTAAGTCGTAATGCAGTATTTGATCAATTGAAAAAAACAGAAGAACATCTAGTGAAATTTGAGGATGTCTTAAAATTAAATGAGCAAAAAGAAAAACGCAAAGCATATTTAACGAGTTATTTTGAGACGAAAGACACGGATTATTTAATAAAACTAAAAGAAATGGATGAAATTTAA
- the lepB gene encoding signal peptidase I encodes MKLKNALEELKLNETEQESEAINVVSKTIDKKLRQLLVYLIFVSVLTLLFTVLGFGSFTDQKYKVLIIITSALLSLIVAYYLPSKEALVTKESTLSRFKRIDLIHFFLLSTYFVFILISFVVRTAVVEGTSMETTLFGGDKIIAYHMNYSPKRDDVVIVDMKEHNFEQIYYVKRLIGLPGDKIQFDRLNGKLYINDELKQDVPPEYRESLAQTLNGLSNDLIPKGSYFILGDNIQTSLDSRRIGFIKEEQLVGKVLLRFSPKFEVIS; translated from the coding sequence ATGAAATTAAAAAATGCATTAGAAGAATTAAAATTAAATGAAACCGAACAAGAAAGTGAAGCGATTAATGTCGTTTCTAAGACCATTGATAAAAAACTACGTCAACTATTAGTCTATTTAATTTTTGTCAGTGTCTTAACACTGTTATTTACGGTACTTGGATTTGGTTCATTTACCGATCAAAAATATAAAGTACTAATCATCATTACAAGCGCACTACTTTCATTAATCGTCGCTTACTATTTGCCATCTAAAGAGGCTTTAGTAACTAAAGAGAGCACACTAAGTCGGTTTAAGCGAATCGATTTAATCCATTTCTTTTTATTATCAACCTATTTTGTGTTTATTCTAATATCGTTTGTTGTTCGAACAGCGGTAGTTGAAGGCACATCCATGGAAACAACGCTTTTTGGTGGGGATAAAATCATCGCATACCACATGAATTATTCACCTAAACGAGACGACGTTGTGATTGTCGATATGAAAGAACATAATTTCGAACAAATTTATTACGTTAAACGACTCATTGGGCTGCCAGGTGATAAAATACAGTTCGATCGTTTAAATGGGAAATTATACATAAACGATGAGCTCAAACAAGACGTACCACCAGAGTATCGAGAGTCACTTGCACAAACCCTAAACGGACTTTCGAATGACTTGATACCTAAAGGGTCTTATTTCATTCTAGGTGACAATATTCAAACCTCGCTTGACTCAAGACGAATCGGTTTTATCAAAGAAGAACAATTGGTTGGAAAAGTATTGCTACGCTTTTCTCCCAAATTTGAGGTGATTTCATGA
- the topA gene encoding type I DNA topoisomerase — MKTVIIVESPSKSKTIANYVGNDTVVLATVGHIRELATSGTYGLGIDLANDFKPNYKVSKGKEKVIKELIKQTQKSNVLIATDPDREGEAIAWHVADILNLDLDQDNRITFNEVTKEAVLKAVSEPRKIDRDLVHSQEARRILDRIIGFRLSKLLQQKIGSKSAGRVQSVALKMIVDLEKEILAFVPQEYHLLHANFDTFIADYSQNSSKSVKTEIEAQAIINKLQGPFRVKDIQTKKLTRASNPAYVTSTLQQDGINKLGYSGSRVMGIAQGLYEGKEIKDETVGLITYMRTDSTRLSDEFIKDAFGEIARLYGKEYIGKPKVGKKKANQQDAHEAIRPTSIKRTPELMKPYLTDQEYKVYKLIYERALFSLMADAIYEVTSVELENHDEIFKASASKLVFEGHHKANKNYEPAKQTLPKLAIGDELNATEITSVQQFTKPKSRYTEASLIKDLEELGVGRPSTYAEINKTLLARQYVEKTKGSLIPTEQGIITSEALDKYFSSIINTEYTQFMENELDEISVGKKVWNVELMDFYKRFEPILEEAFKDMVKLPPKEVGELCPNCFRSLVIRNNKKGQAFIACSGFTQKPQCTYTRSIEEKKPE; from the coding sequence ATGAAAACAGTAATAATAGTAGAATCACCATCAAAATCAAAGACCATCGCTAACTACGTCGGTAACGATACCGTCGTTTTAGCAACCGTTGGTCATATCAGAGAATTAGCTACCTCAGGTACCTATGGTTTGGGTATAGATCTTGCAAATGATTTTAAACCTAATTATAAAGTATCTAAAGGCAAGGAAAAAGTAATCAAAGAATTAATCAAGCAAACTCAAAAGAGTAACGTCTTGATTGCAACCGACCCGGACCGTGAAGGTGAAGCAATCGCGTGGCACGTCGCAGACATTTTGAATTTAGACTTGGATCAAGATAACCGTATCACCTTTAACGAAGTAACAAAAGAGGCGGTTTTAAAGGCAGTAAGCGAGCCAAGAAAGATTGATCGCGACCTAGTCCATTCTCAAGAAGCAAGACGCATCTTAGACCGAATTATTGGTTTTAGACTTTCCAAGCTTTTACAACAAAAAATAGGTTCTAAATCCGCAGGGCGTGTTCAAAGCGTTGCCCTTAAAATGATCGTAGACCTAGAAAAAGAAATTCTTGCCTTTGTGCCACAAGAATATCACTTACTACATGCGAACTTTGATACGTTTATCGCTGACTACTCACAAAATTCGAGTAAGTCAGTCAAAACGGAAATTGAAGCTCAAGCAATCATTAATAAGCTTCAAGGGCCATTTAGAGTAAAAGACATACAAACCAAAAAACTCACACGCGCCTCGAACCCAGCCTACGTTACCTCGACACTACAACAAGACGGGATTAATAAACTTGGCTACAGTGGGTCACGTGTGATGGGTATTGCACAAGGCCTGTATGAAGGTAAAGAAATCAAAGACGAAACCGTTGGTTTGATTACCTACATGAGAACAGACTCAACAAGACTATCGGATGAGTTTATCAAAGATGCATTCGGTGAAATCGCACGTTTGTATGGTAAAGAATACATTGGTAAACCAAAAGTTGGTAAGAAAAAAGCAAATCAACAAGACGCTCATGAAGCGATCAGACCAACCTCAATTAAACGCACACCAGAATTAATGAAACCGTATTTAACCGATCAAGAGTATAAAGTGTATAAACTGATTTATGAACGAGCACTCTTCTCGCTAATGGCGGATGCGATTTATGAAGTGACGTCGGTTGAGCTAGAAAATCACGATGAAATATTCAAAGCGTCGGCATCAAAACTTGTCTTTGAAGGTCATCACAAGGCGAACAAAAACTATGAACCGGCCAAACAAACCCTACCAAAACTGGCCATTGGTGATGAATTAAATGCAACTGAAATCACTTCAGTTCAACAATTTACCAAACCAAAATCAAGGTATACAGAAGCAAGCCTAATTAAAGATTTAGAAGAACTCGGTGTTGGACGACCTTCAACTTACGCGGAAATCAATAAAACACTATTGGCACGCCAATACGTTGAAAAAACAAAAGGATCACTCATTCCGACAGAACAAGGCATCATTACATCCGAGGCACTTGATAAATATTTCTCGTCAATTATTAACACAGAATATACGCAATTCATGGAAAATGAGTTAGATGAAATCTCGGTAGGGAAAAAAGTTTGGAACGTTGAATTAATGGACTTTTACAAACGTTTTGAGCCAATATTAGAAGAAGCATTTAAAGATATGGTTAAACTGCCACCAAAAGAAGTCGGCGAACTTTGTCCAAATTGTTTTCGATCACTGGTCATTAGAAACAATAAAAAAGGCCAAGCATTCATTGCATGTTCCGGGTTTACTCAAAAACCACAATGTACTTACACAAGAAGCATTGAAGAAAAGAAACCAGAATAA
- a CDS encoding glycerophosphodiester phosphodiesterase family protein, with protein MIKKTIKILISFLLITLISIVLLDILPISRTYDKDNTFIRKNERPLIIPHGGAKALYPENTLHAFKNTDQYDMFEIDLTLTKDLVLIAHHDLDLRHDLNRSLFQPDLLIKNLTYQEIVSIIKDNNYPYVRSFVNIDGQKPYENEMDQSILDELIPVKLETIFSLYPNKYYILEIKDLQDETTQFEKAVEALMTLITNYDMKDNVIVSSFDDEVIKAFKRLSNNEITTSTASKETMNFVLFSAFSLDFFYKPTDALLIIPFEDQVSDSQVSLLKKLPGFIRSKIVRYDEVEERYLTNIAQKSLIEDAREKNLAVIFWTVNEKEDMRYLVELGVDGIITDRPDLLEEVLNEYEFN; from the coding sequence GTGATCAAGAAAACCATCAAAATCCTAATCAGTTTTCTCTTGATCACATTAATATCAATCGTGTTGTTGGATATTCTTCCTATTTCTCGCACCTACGACAAAGACAATACGTTCATCAGAAAAAATGAACGGCCACTCATTATACCGCATGGTGGGGCCAAAGCACTTTACCCTGAAAATACGTTACATGCATTTAAAAATACGGATCAATACGACATGTTTGAAATTGATTTAACGCTAACCAAAGATTTAGTATTGATTGCCCATCACGATTTAGACTTAAGACATGATTTAAATCGTTCTTTGTTTCAACCTGACCTACTAATCAAAAATCTAACCTATCAAGAAATTGTGTCGATAATCAAAGATAACAACTACCCTTATGTTCGATCGTTTGTTAACATTGATGGACAAAAACCTTATGAAAATGAAATGGACCAATCAATTCTTGACGAGCTGATTCCAGTCAAACTTGAAACGATTTTTTCACTTTATCCGAACAAATACTATATTTTAGAAATCAAAGACTTACAAGATGAAACCACGCAGTTTGAAAAAGCTGTTGAGGCCTTGATGACGTTAATTACTAACTATGACATGAAAGATAACGTCATTGTCTCATCCTTTGATGATGAAGTAATCAAAGCATTTAAACGGTTGTCGAATAACGAAATTACAACCTCAACCGCCTCAAAAGAAACAATGAACTTTGTATTGTTTAGTGCATTTAGTCTAGACTTCTTTTATAAACCGACCGATGCCTTGCTAATCATACCCTTTGAAGATCAAGTCAGTGATTCACAAGTCAGTCTATTAAAGAAATTGCCAGGTTTTATTCGAAGTAAAATTGTTCGATACGATGAGGTTGAAGAACGATATTTAACCAATATTGCACAAAAGTCTCTCATCGAGGATGCAAGAGAAAAGAACTTAGCGGTCATTTTTTGGACAGTCAATGAAAAAGAAGATATGAGGTACCTCGTAGAGCTTGGTGTCGATGGCATCATCACGGATCGACCAGACTTATTAGAAGAAGTACTTAATGAATATGAATTCAATTAA
- the ylqF gene encoding ribosome biogenesis GTPase YlqF, with protein sequence MKQVQWFPGHMSKALREIKENLKKVDIVFILLDARLPESSMNPKIKEIIGNKPALILFNKSSLADQSELDKWLNFYQKEGFSSLKIDAITGKNIRKIKPLSDEILKPLLEKEKKRGMQRRAIRTMIIGIPNVGKSTLINTLSRKKATRTGNTPGVTKAQQWVKISEDFELLDTPGVLWPKFEDEKVGYHLALSGAIKDTILPNEEIAFYAHHFLKTYYKEELKKRYQLNEVLEPIDTFSEIGRKRGALIKGNEVNYDTVYELLLKDLRDGNLGGITFDRYQSL encoded by the coding sequence ATGAAGCAAGTACAATGGTTCCCTGGACATATGTCTAAAGCCTTAAGAGAAATAAAAGAGAATTTAAAAAAAGTCGACATCGTATTTATCTTACTTGATGCAAGATTACCTGAGTCATCGATGAATCCAAAAATTAAAGAGATTATAGGAAATAAACCGGCATTAATATTGTTTAATAAATCGAGCTTAGCCGATCAATCTGAACTCGATAAGTGGTTGAACTTCTATCAAAAAGAAGGCTTCAGTTCACTGAAAATTGATGCAATTACCGGAAAAAATATCCGTAAAATAAAACCTTTATCGGATGAGATATTAAAACCACTACTTGAAAAAGAAAAAAAACGCGGCATGCAAAGAAGAGCCATTCGGACAATGATTATTGGTATTCCTAACGTAGGGAAATCGACGCTAATTAACACATTATCTCGTAAGAAAGCAACAAGAACAGGTAATACCCCTGGAGTTACTAAAGCCCAACAATGGGTTAAAATTTCAGAGGATTTTGAATTACTCGATACCCCAGGTGTGTTATGGCCAAAGTTTGAAGACGAGAAAGTTGGTTATCACTTAGCACTTTCTGGCGCGATTAAAGATACCATTTTACCAAATGAAGAAATTGCATTTTATGCCCATCATTTCCTAAAAACCTACTACAAAGAAGAACTCAAGAAACGTTACCAATTAAATGAGGTCTTAGAACCCATCGACACGTTTAGCGAAATTGGTCGAAAACGTGGTGCGTTAATTAAGGGTAACGAAGTGAACTATGACACAGTTTATGAGTTATTACTAAAAGACCTGCGTGATGGTAACTTAGGAGGAATTACATTTGACCGATATCAATCTTTATGA